A part of Oncorhynchus kisutch isolate 150728-3 linkage group LG2, Okis_V2, whole genome shotgun sequence genomic DNA contains:
- the LOC109881611 gene encoding zinc finger protein ZIC 2: MLLDAGHQFPGLGVGTFARHHTASEMQERDLSLAQNSFVDSAHMGAFKLNHDLSPVQSSAFTSQAPGYPAGALGAHAAHVTSYASSPFNTTRDFLFRSRGFGESSPASSQHAIFGPTAGSLHHTHTDSQGHILFPGIHDQHASHGSPNVLNGQMRLGLPGEVFGRSDQYHQVSSPRTDPYSAAQLHNQYSSMNMNMGMNMGAHHHHHPGAFFRYMRQQCIKQELICKWIDPEQLSNPKKSCNKTFSTMHELVTHVSVEHVGGPEQSNHICFWEECPRESKPFKAKYKLVNHIRVHTGEKPFPCPFPGCGKVFARSENLKIHKRTHTGEKPFQCEFEGCDRRFANSSDRKKHMHVHTSDKPYLCKMCDKSYTHPSSLRKHMKVHEAAPPPASDSSPAASSGYESSTPPGLISPTTETQSNNNLSPASAVHNNNNGHSSLSSNFSEWYV; this comes from the exons ATGTTACTGGACGCAGGTCACCAGTTCCCCGGACTGGGAGTTGGCACGTTTGCCAGGCATCACACAGCGAGCGAGATGCAGGAGAGAGACTTGAGTTTAGCACAAAATAGCTTCGTCGACTCGGCACACATGGGTGCATTTAAACTGAACCATGATCTTTCTCCAGTACAGAGCTCTGCCTTCACCTCCCAGGCGCCCGGCTACCCCGCAGGGGCTTTGGGGGCTCATGCAGCCCATGTCACCTCGTACGCGAGTTCCCCTTTCAACACCACCAGGGACTTTCTCTTTCGCAGCCGAGGCTTCGGAGAATCATCTCCGGCGAGCAGCCAACACGCTATTTTCGGCCCCACGGCGGGGTCTCTTCATcatacccacacagacagccaaGGCCACATTCTGTTCCCCGGGATTCACGACCAGCATGCGTCCCACGGATCCCCGAATGTGCTCAATGGGCAAATGCGTCTTGGACTACCGGGCGAGGTTTTCGGGCGTTCCGACCAGTACCACCAGGTCTCCAGCCCAAGGACCGACCCTTACTCGGCCGCCCAGCTCCATAACCAGTACAGCAGCATGAATATGAACATGGGGATGAACATGGgagctcaccaccaccaccaccccggTGCCTTCTTTCGCTACATGCGGCAGCAGTGCATCAAGCAGGAGCTCATCTGTAAATGGATCGACCCAGAGCAGCTGAGCAACCCCAAGAAGAGTTGCAACAAAACTTTCAGCACCATGCACGAGCTGGTCACGCACGTCTCCGTGGAGCACGTCGGGGGACCGGAGCAGAGCAACCACATTTGCTTTTGGGAAGAGTGCCCCCGCGAGAGCAAACCGTTTAAGGCGAAATACAAACTGGTGAATCACATTCGGGTCCACACGGGTGAGAAACCCTTCCCCTGCCCCTTCCCTGGATGTGGCAAGGTCTTCGCAAGGTCGGAAAATTTGAAGATTCACAAGCGTACACATACAG GAGAGAAACCATTCCAGTGTGAGTTTGAAGGCTGTGACAGGCGGTTTGCCAACAGCAGTGACCGAAAGAAGCACATGCATGTCCACACGTCTGACAAACCATATCTTTGCAAAATGTGTGACAAGTCCTACACACATCCCAGCTCTCTGCGAAAACACATGAAG GTCCACGAAGCGGCCCCCCCTCCAGCGTCCGACTCCTCGCCTGCAGCCAGTTCTGGTTACGAGTCATCCACACCGCCCGGCTTAATCTCCCCCACCACCGAGACCCAAAGCAACAACAATCTTTCACCCGCGTCCGCagtccacaacaacaacaacggtcACAGCAGCCTATCGTCTAATTTCAGTGAATGGTATGTTTAG
- the LOC109881612 gene encoding zinc finger protein ZIC 5 produces the protein MESPLSKRNPAIRLADLAATQPLPHQNMTGFPGLGGHHPHSHHAHHHPGEMGNDPGVALTPFGPEHMAQTNALKLSPSQHIQSYPEAQTVAVAAASFTSTQTTVGYPVAPHPGYSNSRDYILRRELSASAMHALGDQHSSASSPHHHGMFISPTGAYGHAETCALPLFSGLHEQAAPGAHHHHHHALNGQMRLGLPGDIYGRPEHFVHRPEHYGPSSLHSYNSMNLNVNIASAPHGAAGAFLRYMRQPIKQELICKWIDQEQTSKKPCSKTYSTMHELVNHVTVEHVGGPEQSSHVCFWEECPREGKAFKAKYKLINHIRVHTGEKPFPCPFPGCGKVFARSENLKIHKRTHTGEKPFKCEFDGCDRKFANSSDRKKHSHVHTSDKPYYCKVRGCDKSYTHPSSLRKHMKVHCKSPPPPSANASYHSSTNLLSAPLSPASEPHRNRSANLSPQVTNLNEWYVCQGSGGPNHLHTPSSNVPTTDSEEEDTFRNSDPRTML, from the exons ATGGAGTCCCCTTTGAGCAAGAGGAATCCAGCGATAAGATTAGCGGATTTGGCAGCGACTCAACCTCTTCCTCATCAGAATATGACAGGCTTCCCGGGGCTAGGGGGGCATCACCCTCACTCCCACCATGCTCACCACCACCCTGGAGAGATGGGCAACGACCCCGGAGTGGCACTCACTCCATTTGGACCCGAGCACATGGCACAGACAAATGCTCTCAAACTTAGCCCCTCTCAGCATATTCAGAGCTATCCTGAAGCCCAGACCGTCGCAGTGGCAGCAGCATCCTTCACTTCTACTCAGACCACAGTTGGTTACCCCGTGGCTCCTCACCCAGGCTACTCTAACAGCAGGGACTACATCCTCAGGAGAGAACTCTCAGCTTCGGCTATGCATGCACTTGGCGACCAGCATAGTTCAGCCTCCTCCCCTCATCACCATGGCATGTTCATCTCCCCAACAGGTGCTTATGGGCATGCCGAGACTTGTGCCCTTCCACTTTTCTCTGGACTCCACGAACAGGCAGCACCAGGtgcccaccaccaccatcaccatgccCTCAACGGGCAGATGCGTTTGGGTCTACCGGGGGACATCTACGGCAGGCCAGAGCACTTCGTCCACAGGCCCGAGCATTATGGACCTTCTTCCCTCCACAGCTACAACTCCATGAACCTCAATGTGAACATCGCTTCTGCTCCTCACGGAGCCGCGGGGGCGTTTTTGAGATACATGAGGCAGCCCATCAAGCAAGAGTTAATCTGCAAATGGATTGATCAAGAGCAAACTTCAAAGAAGCCCTGCTCCAAAACTTACAGCACCATGCATGAGTTGGTCAACCATGTCACCGTGGAGCACGTCGGGGGACCGGAGCAGAGCAGTCACGTCTGCTTCTGGGAGGAATGTCCACGCGAGGGGAAAGCTTTTAAGGCGAAGTACAAACTAATAAACCACATCCGAGTTCACACGGGAGAGAAACCCTTCCCTTGTCCTTTCCCCGGCTGTGGAAAAGTGTTCGCTCGCTCTGAGAATCTAAAGATTCATaaaaggacacacacag GAGAAAAGCCTTTCAAGTGCGAGTTTGACGGCTGCGACAGGAAATTCGCCAACAGCAGTGACCGGAAGAAGCACTCCCACGTCCACACGAGTGACAAGCCTTACTACTGCAAAGTCCGAGGCTGTGACAAGTCCTACACGCACCCCAGCTCGCTGCGAAAGCACATGAAAGTCCATTGCAAGTCGCCCCCGCCCCCTTCCGCCAACGCTTCGTACCATTCCTCTACAAACCTTCTCAGCGCGCCCCTTTCTCCTGCCTCCGAACCGCACAGGAACCGGTCAGCAAATCTCTCGCCTCAGGTTACCAACCTTAATGAGTGGTACGTGTGCCAGGGGAGCGGGGGACCCAACCATCTCCACACCCCATCCAGCAATGTGCCAACGACGGACTCGGAAGAGGAGGACACTTTCAGAAATTCAGACCCACGGACAATGCTCTAA